The Bacillota bacterium genome has a segment encoding these proteins:
- a CDS encoding PspA/IM30 family protein, whose translation MGLLARISTVFKAKMNRILDQMENPHETLDYSYEKQLELLQNVRRNIANVVASKKRLELQTVRLRDSLAKLDSQAKEALRQGREDLARFALERKVQIEQQIQDLEQQVQGLQQEQEKLTQVENRLRAKVEAFRTKKEVIKAQYSAAEAQVKIGEAMTGLSEEMADVGLALERAEQKTEKMRARAAAIDELIATGVLEEPLGEKDGIEAELRKMEASGRVEDELARLKREVGKA comes from the coding sequence ATGGGTTTACTGGCGCGCATTTCCACGGTTTTCAAAGCAAAAATGAACAGGATCCTGGACCAGATGGAAAACCCCCACGAGACCCTGGACTACTCCTACGAAAAACAGCTGGAACTCCTTCAGAACGTGCGGCGCAACATCGCCAACGTTGTTGCTTCAAAAAAGCGGCTTGAGCTCCAGACCGTGAGGCTCCGGGACAGCCTCGCCAAACTCGACAGCCAGGCGAAGGAGGCGCTGCGGCAGGGAAGGGAGGATCTGGCGCGCTTCGCCCTGGAAAGAAAGGTGCAGATCGAGCAGCAGATCCAGGACCTGGAGCAGCAGGTCCAGGGGCTGCAGCAGGAGCAGGAGAAGCTGACCCAGGTCGAGAACCGGCTCCGGGCAAAGGTGGAAGCCTTCAGGACGAAAAAAGAGGTGATTAAGGCGCAGTACTCTGCAGCCGAGGCCCAGGTAAAGATCGGGGAGGCGATGACCGGCCTTTCCGAGGAAATGGCCGATGTCGGGCTGGCGCTCGAGCGGGCGGAGCAGAAAACCGAAAAAATGCGCGCCCGCGCCGCGGCGATTGACGAGCTGATCGCCACCGGTGTGCTGGAGGAGCCGCTGGGAGAAAAGGACGGGATCGAGGCAGAACTCCGGAAAATGGAGGCAAGCGGCCGGGTGGAAGACGAACTCGCCCGCCTGAAGAGAGAGGTGGGCAAAGCATGA